Proteins found in one Kineococcus endophyticus genomic segment:
- the rpsD gene encoding 30S ribosomal protein S4, with protein sequence MNNARPKVRISRALGVALTPKAARFMDRRPYPPGMHGRKQKKASDYATQLREKQRLRYQYDVSETQLRRAYDLAKRKPGKTGQNLVQLLETRLDAVVWRAGFARTIYQARQMVVHRHIVVDGRRVDRPSFRVVPGQVVEVAPRSKAKTPFIVAREGGWSDNEIPGWLSVEREDLTATVNALPVREQIPVTCDEQLVVEYYSR encoded by the coding sequence ATGAACAACGCCCGACCCAAGGTGCGCATCAGCCGCGCGCTCGGGGTGGCCCTCACGCCGAAGGCCGCCCGCTTCATGGACCGCCGTCCGTACCCCCCGGGGATGCACGGCCGCAAGCAGAAGAAGGCGTCGGACTACGCGACGCAGCTGCGCGAGAAGCAGCGTCTGCGCTACCAGTACGACGTCAGCGAGACCCAGCTGCGTCGTGCGTACGACCTCGCCAAGCGCAAGCCGGGCAAGACGGGTCAGAACCTGGTGCAGCTGCTCGAGACGCGTCTGGACGCCGTCGTGTGGCGTGCCGGCTTCGCGCGGACCATCTACCAGGCCCGCCAGATGGTCGTGCACCGCCACATCGTCGTCGACGGCCGTCGCGTCGACCGTCCGTCGTTCCGCGTCGTCCCCGGCCAGGTCGTCGAGGTCGCCCCTCGCTCCAAGGCCAAGACGCCGTTCATCGTCGCCCGTGAGGGCGGCTGGAGCGACAACGAGATCCCGGGCTGGCTGTCCGTCGAGCGCGAGGACCTCACCGCCACGGTGAACGCCCTCCCGGTCCGCGAGCAGATCCCCGTGACCTGCGACGAGCAGCTCGTCGTCGAGTACTACTCGCGCTGA
- a CDS encoding class II fumarate hydratase, with translation MASEAPSQTGAPSEAQFRIEHDTMGEVRVPAAAKYRAQTQRAVENFPISGTPLERAHIEALARIKKAAALANAELGVLERDLAQAVADAAEEVATGRWDGEFPVDIFQTGSGTSSNMNANEVIATLATERLGSAVHPNDHVNASQSSNDVFPTSVHVAATSAVVNDLVPALTHLRDALRRKATEWADVVKSGRTHLMDATPVTLGQEFAGYAAQLTRGIERVEATVVRVAEVPLGGTAVGTGINTPPGFPQRVIELLAADTGLPLTEAADHFEAQGARDALVELSGALKVVAVSLTKICNDLRWMGSGPRTGLGELRLPDLQPGSSIMPGKVNPVVPEAVLMVAAQVVGNDATVAWAGASGSFELNVQIPVMARNVLESARLLGNASRLLADRTVDGLEADVEACRRFAESSPSIVTPLNRVIGYEAAAKVAKHAVATGSTVREAVVDLGFVERGEVSEEQLDKALDVMSMTHP, from the coding sequence ATGGCCAGTGAAGCCCCCTCCCAGACCGGCGCGCCCAGCGAGGCGCAGTTCCGCATCGAGCACGACACGATGGGGGAGGTCAGGGTCCCGGCCGCCGCGAAGTACCGCGCGCAGACGCAGCGGGCCGTGGAGAACTTCCCGATCTCGGGCACCCCGCTGGAGCGCGCGCACATCGAGGCCCTCGCCCGCATCAAGAAGGCCGCCGCGCTGGCCAACGCCGAGCTCGGCGTCCTGGAGCGCGACCTCGCCCAGGCCGTCGCCGACGCCGCCGAGGAGGTGGCGACCGGCCGCTGGGACGGCGAGTTCCCCGTCGACATCTTCCAGACCGGCTCGGGAACCAGCTCGAACATGAACGCCAACGAGGTCATCGCCACGCTGGCCACCGAGCGCCTCGGCTCGGCCGTGCACCCCAACGACCACGTCAACGCCTCGCAGTCCTCCAACGACGTCTTCCCGACGTCGGTGCACGTGGCCGCGACCTCCGCGGTGGTCAACGACCTCGTCCCGGCCCTGACGCACCTGCGGGACGCGCTGCGGCGCAAGGCCACCGAGTGGGCCGACGTCGTGAAGTCCGGGCGCACCCACCTGATGGACGCCACCCCGGTGACCCTGGGCCAGGAGTTCGCCGGCTACGCCGCGCAGCTGACCCGCGGCATCGAGCGCGTCGAGGCCACCGTCGTCCGCGTCGCCGAGGTGCCGCTGGGCGGGACGGCCGTCGGCACGGGCATCAACACCCCGCCCGGGTTCCCCCAGCGCGTCATCGAACTGCTGGCCGCGGACACCGGCCTGCCGCTGACGGAGGCCGCCGACCACTTCGAGGCCCAGGGCGCCCGCGACGCGCTCGTCGAACTGTCCGGCGCCCTCAAGGTCGTCGCCGTGAGCCTGACGAAGATCTGCAACGACCTGCGCTGGATGGGGTCCGGCCCCCGCACGGGCCTGGGCGAGCTGCGGCTGCCGGACCTGCAGCCGGGGTCCTCGATCATGCCCGGCAAGGTCAACCCGGTCGTCCCCGAGGCGGTCCTCATGGTCGCCGCGCAGGTCGTCGGCAACGACGCCACCGTGGCGTGGGCCGGCGCCAGCGGGTCCTTCGAGCTCAACGTCCAGATCCCCGTGATGGCCCGCAACGTGCTGGAGTCGGCGCGGCTGCTCGGGAACGCCTCCCGGCTCCTGGCCGACCGGACGGTCGACGGCCTCGAGGCCGACGTCGAGGCGTGCCGCCGCTTCGCCGAGTCCTCCCCCTCGATCGTGACCCCGCTGAACCGCGTCATCGGCTACGAGGCGGCGGCCAAGGTGGCCAAGCACGCCGTCGCGACCGGCTCGACGGTGCGTGAGGCCGTCGTCGACCTCGGCTTCGTCGAGCGCGGCGAGGTGAGCGAGGAGCAGCTCGACAAGGCCCTGGACGTCATGTCGATGACGCACCCCTGA
- a CDS encoding carbohydrate ABC transporter permease, with protein sequence METRSAGDVSVSRPAAKRRGTDKARAEARLGWYLAGPAFVILVAVTGYPILQALYESLFSYRLTAPADREFIGLKNYGVILSDSLWWGALGNTALITVVTVAVELVIGFALAMVMHKVLGWLRPIVRTAILIPYAIITVVSAYAWQYAFGLTTGFMNSLLGLGDFDWFANKWSALFVICLSEIWKTTPFISLLLLAGLAQVPADMTEAAKVDGATAWERLWKVTLPNMKASIMVALLFRALDAFRIFDNVYIMTNGAADTQTVSSLAYNQTISRLEIGLGSAVSVLLFVCVLLICFIAIKVFKVDLARARGEG encoded by the coding sequence ATGGAGACGCGCTCGGCCGGGGACGTGTCCGTCTCCCGGCCGGCGGCCAAGCGGCGGGGGACCGACAAGGCGCGCGCCGAGGCGCGCCTGGGCTGGTACCTCGCGGGTCCGGCGTTCGTCATCCTCGTGGCCGTCACGGGGTACCCGATCCTGCAGGCCCTCTACGAGTCGCTGTTCAGCTACCGGCTCACCGCGCCGGCGGACCGCGAGTTCATCGGGCTGAAGAACTACGGGGTCATCCTCTCCGACAGCCTGTGGTGGGGGGCGCTGGGGAACACCGCGCTCATCACCGTCGTCACGGTCGCGGTCGAGCTCGTCATCGGGTTCGCGCTCGCGATGGTGATGCACAAGGTGCTCGGGTGGCTGCGGCCCATCGTCCGCACCGCGATCCTCATCCCGTACGCCATCATCACCGTCGTCTCGGCCTACGCCTGGCAGTACGCCTTCGGTCTGACGACGGGGTTCATGAACAGCCTGCTCGGGCTCGGCGACTTCGACTGGTTCGCGAACAAGTGGTCGGCGCTGTTCGTCATCTGCCTCTCGGAGATCTGGAAGACGACGCCGTTCATCTCGCTGCTGCTGCTGGCCGGTCTGGCGCAGGTCCCTGCGGACATGACCGAGGCCGCCAAGGTCGACGGGGCCACGGCGTGGGAGCGGTTGTGGAAGGTGACGCTGCCGAACATGAAGGCGTCGATCATGGTGGCGCTCCTGTTCCGCGCCCTCGACGCCTTCCGCATCTTCGACAACGTCTACATCATGACCAACGGCGCGGCGGACACCCAGACCGTCTCGTCGCTGGCCTACAACCAGACGATCAGCCGGCTCGAGATCGGGCTGGGCTCGGCCGTGTCGGTCCTGCTGTTCGTCTGCGTCCTGCTGATCTGCTTCATCGCGATCAAGGTGTTCAAGGTCGACCTGGCCCGAGCGAGGGGTGAAGGCTGA
- a CDS encoding extracellular solute-binding protein encodes MAGRWRTRLGILSAATVLASGLTACGGSSTASGTPTLNWYINPDNGGQQKIAEQCSAASNGAYDINVSILPSDAAAQREQLMRRLAGNDSSIDLMSLDPVFVPETSEAGFLAKVPADLQQQWSDGVVDGAVQGATWKDELVAAPFWANTQLLWYRKSVAQAAGLDMTKPVTWEQIIEAAKAQGTAIGVQGQRAESMTVWVNAMIASAGGKVIENPDAKGPDIRLGIDSDAGKAAAKVMQDITAAGVGGPGIDNRDEAATANLFQQGGAAFMVNWPFVYAQGKSAADEGTMDKAIFEDYGWTTYPEMTAGTESKPPLGGIDIGVSAFSEHQDQAFQAVSCIVSEQNQAAYMVSDGNPAALESVYDDPTVQEAYPMYDTIRTSLQAASPRPQTAYYNEVSQGIADRWQPVSSVSQDTPASSQEYITEVLRGEKLL; translated from the coding sequence GTGGCTGGCCGATGGCGGACCCGGCTGGGGATCCTGAGCGCCGCGACGGTGCTCGCGAGCGGTCTCACGGCGTGTGGCGGATCGAGCACGGCGTCGGGGACCCCGACGCTCAACTGGTACATCAACCCGGACAACGGCGGTCAGCAGAAGATCGCGGAGCAGTGCAGCGCTGCCTCGAACGGCGCCTACGACATCAACGTGTCCATCCTCCCCAGCGACGCGGCCGCCCAGCGCGAGCAGCTCATGCGGCGACTGGCGGGCAACGACTCCTCCATCGACCTCATGAGCCTGGACCCGGTGTTCGTGCCGGAGACGTCCGAGGCGGGGTTCCTGGCGAAGGTGCCGGCGGACCTGCAGCAGCAGTGGTCCGACGGTGTCGTCGACGGGGCGGTGCAGGGTGCCACCTGGAAGGACGAACTCGTCGCGGCGCCGTTCTGGGCCAACACGCAGCTGCTCTGGTACCGCAAGTCGGTCGCTCAGGCCGCGGGCCTGGACATGACCAAGCCGGTGACGTGGGAGCAGATCATCGAGGCGGCCAAGGCCCAGGGCACCGCGATCGGGGTCCAGGGCCAGCGCGCCGAGTCCATGACGGTGTGGGTCAACGCGATGATCGCCTCCGCGGGCGGCAAGGTCATCGAGAACCCGGACGCCAAGGGCCCGGACATCCGCCTCGGCATCGACTCCGACGCCGGCAAGGCGGCTGCGAAGGTGATGCAGGACATCACCGCCGCGGGGGTGGGCGGGCCCGGCATCGACAACCGCGACGAGGCCGCGACCGCGAACCTCTTCCAGCAGGGCGGCGCCGCGTTCATGGTGAACTGGCCGTTCGTCTACGCCCAGGGCAAGTCCGCGGCCGACGAGGGCACGATGGACAAGGCGATCTTCGAGGACTACGGCTGGACGACGTACCCCGAGATGACGGCGGGCACGGAGTCGAAGCCGCCGCTCGGCGGGATCGACATCGGGGTCAGCGCGTTCAGCGAGCACCAGGACCAGGCCTTCCAGGCCGTGTCCTGCATCGTCTCCGAGCAGAACCAGGCGGCCTACATGGTCTCCGACGGGAACCCGGCGGCGCTGGAGTCGGTGTACGACGACCCGACGGTGCAGGAGGCCTACCCGATGTACGACACGATCCGGACGTCCCTGCAGGCGGCGTCGCCCCGTCCGCAGACGGCGTACTACAACGAGGTCAGCCAGGGGATCGCGGACCGGTGGCAGCCGGTCTCGTCGGTCTCGCAGGACACCCCGGCCTCCTCCCAGGAGTACATCACCGAGGTCCTCCGAGGGGAGAAGCTGCTGTGA
- a CDS encoding carbohydrate ABC transporter permease translates to MTRKEKVLWYVGALVIVLYAVVPVAYIISMSFKSEAALSDKQFFPSQWTWANYDGIFRGNGSDLFLPALRNSIITCLVATLIAVVLSMFAAYAIARLNFPGKRVVLTSALAVAVFPVITMVTPLFNLWRQIGLYDTIPGLIIPYLALTLPISIWTMSAFFRGIPWDMEQAAQVDGATSWQAFRKVIVPLAAPGVFTTAIIAFFIAWNDFVFGISLTSTSAAQPVPAALSSFTGSSYFVQPTGAISAAAVIVTIPVVVLALVFQRRIVAGLTNGAVKG, encoded by the coding sequence ATGACGCGCAAGGAGAAGGTGCTCTGGTACGTGGGTGCCCTGGTCATCGTGCTGTACGCGGTGGTCCCGGTCGCCTACATCATCTCCATGAGCTTCAAGTCCGAGGCGGCGCTGTCGGACAAGCAGTTCTTCCCGTCGCAGTGGACGTGGGCGAACTACGACGGGATCTTCCGGGGCAACGGGTCGGACCTGTTCCTGCCGGCCCTGCGGAACTCGATCATCACCTGCCTGGTGGCGACGCTCATCGCCGTGGTGCTGTCGATGTTCGCCGCGTACGCCATCGCGCGCCTGAACTTCCCCGGCAAGCGGGTGGTCCTCACCAGCGCCCTGGCGGTGGCGGTGTTCCCCGTCATCACGATGGTTACGCCGCTGTTCAACCTGTGGCGGCAGATCGGGCTGTACGACACGATCCCCGGTCTCATCATCCCGTACCTGGCCCTCACGCTCCCGATCTCCATCTGGACGATGTCGGCGTTCTTCCGCGGCATCCCCTGGGACATGGAGCAGGCCGCGCAGGTGGACGGCGCGACCAGCTGGCAGGCGTTCCGCAAGGTCATCGTCCCGCTGGCGGCGCCCGGGGTGTTCACCACCGCGATCATCGCGTTCTTCATCGCCTGGAACGACTTCGTCTTCGGCATCTCGCTGACGTCGACGTCGGCCGCGCAGCCGGTGCCGGCGGCGCTGTCGAGCTTCACCGGGTCCAGCTACTTCGTCCAGCCGACGGGGGCCATCTCGGCCGCCGCCGTCATCGTCACCATCCCCGTCGTGGTCCTGGCGCTGGTGTTCCAGCGCCGCATCGTCGCGGGTCTCACCAACGGCGCGGTCAAGGGCTGA
- a CDS encoding cation:proton antiporter, producing the protein MFAQLLVVVFAALALTIVASRRGWQPPLLLAVAGAAVSFVPGVPRVMLSPEVILSVVLPPLLFSTTQDFSLSGFVRRWRSITNLGVVLVVVTTAVVGLVASLAVPWITLSMALVLAAVVSPPDAVTAVAIGGRLGLPTRVLNTLKGESLVNDAAALTLFSVTVASATHSAGDHHLPSNPVLFFLATSAIGVATGFALGHVAAWVRARLTEASLMTAFAVLLPFAAYGLAEVVEGSGVLAVVTAGFVLSRHSLAALYATRMSEREFWNILDVLLEAFVFAYLGLQFHFLLADAVTDGARAVELLVAGVVVLAAVVLVRLVWIVAGGFVMRNLLHGRFSPGGRHFTPAEDVVLAWTGMRGVVTLAAAAGLPEDFPHRADLQVLAFVVAVGTLLLQGSTLPALIRHLDLDTTRERAWRDAEHHKAQRIVRDSMVEVLRTAREETTDETERQWVDTVLARADRSAQDRAADAEEVEGRTSRARRAVELRRAVLVAQRQALVAAEESGDLDEDAVREVLEQLDLDEASLVHRGSSRL; encoded by the coding sequence GTGTTCGCCCAGCTCCTCGTCGTCGTGTTCGCCGCCCTCGCCCTGACGATCGTCGCCTCCCGGCGCGGCTGGCAGCCCCCGCTGCTGCTGGCCGTCGCCGGGGCGGCCGTCTCGTTCGTCCCCGGCGTCCCGCGGGTGATGCTGTCGCCGGAGGTCATCCTCTCCGTCGTCCTGCCCCCGCTGCTGTTCTCCACGACGCAGGACTTCTCCCTCAGCGGGTTCGTCCGCCGCTGGCGCTCCATCACCAACCTCGGGGTCGTCCTCGTCGTGGTCACGACGGCCGTCGTGGGGCTCGTCGCGAGCCTGGCCGTCCCCTGGATCACGCTGTCGATGGCGCTGGTGCTGGCGGCCGTCGTCTCCCCCCCGGACGCCGTGACGGCCGTCGCCATCGGGGGCCGGCTCGGACTGCCCACCCGCGTCCTGAACACCCTGAAGGGCGAGAGCCTCGTCAACGACGCCGCCGCCCTGACGCTGTTCTCGGTCACCGTCGCCTCGGCGACCCACTCCGCCGGCGACCACCACCTGCCGTCCAACCCCGTGCTGTTCTTCCTCGCGACGTCCGCCATCGGCGTCGCGACGGGGTTCGCGCTGGGGCACGTCGCGGCCTGGGTCCGCGCCCGGCTGACCGAGGCCTCGCTCATGACGGCCTTCGCGGTCCTGCTCCCCTTCGCCGCCTACGGCCTCGCCGAGGTCGTGGAGGGGTCCGGGGTGCTCGCCGTCGTGACGGCCGGCTTCGTCCTGTCCCGGCACTCCCTGGCCGCGCTGTACGCGACGCGCATGTCGGAGCGGGAGTTCTGGAACATCCTCGACGTCCTGCTCGAGGCCTTCGTCTTCGCCTACCTCGGGCTGCAGTTCCACTTCCTGCTCGCCGACGCCGTCACCGACGGCGCCCGGGCGGTCGAACTCCTCGTCGCGGGGGTTGTCGTGCTGGCGGCCGTCGTCCTGGTGCGCCTCGTGTGGATCGTCGCCGGCGGGTTCGTCATGCGGAACCTGTTGCACGGCAGGTTCTCCCCAGGCGGCCGGCACTTCACCCCGGCCGAGGACGTCGTGCTGGCCTGGACCGGGATGCGGGGCGTCGTGACGCTCGCCGCCGCGGCCGGTCTGCCCGAGGACTTCCCCCACCGCGCCGACCTGCAGGTCCTCGCCTTCGTCGTGGCGGTGGGCACGCTGCTGCTGCAGGGCTCGACGCTGCCCGCCCTCATCCGGCACCTCGACCTCGACACCACCCGCGAGCGGGCCTGGCGCGACGCCGAGCACCACAAGGCGCAGCGCATCGTGCGCGACAGCATGGTCGAGGTCCTGCGGACGGCGCGCGAGGAGACGACCGACGAGACCGAACGTCAGTGGGTCGACACCGTCCTGGCGCGCGCCGACCGCAGCGCGCAGGACCGGGCCGCGGACGCCGAGGAGGTCGAGGGCCGCACGAGCCGCGCCCGGCGCGCCGTGGAGCTGCGCCGGGCCGTCCTCGTCGCGCAGCGGCAGGCCCTCGTGGCGGCCGAGGAGTCCGGCGACCTCGACGAGGACGCCGTCCGGGAGGTCCTGGAGCAGCTCGACCTCGACGAGGCCTCGCTCGTGCACCGCGGCTCCTCCCGCCTGTGA
- a CDS encoding DUF2470 domain-containing protein produces the protein MPPTTQPPAPRRPTPAQWGRTLAVGTVAGTLHLPREAHSCGHLDPFAPAPTARRGAEPRTQPYAVQHLTDAWGGLLLLVDDDSALHAHLRVLAADARWTGVPVVLDVLDVPPGQAALPRARLSVTGWVESILPADQRRVAQTAAAVRPLGALLDVGSTRSVWRLEVADVRVTTADGVHLVPEEEFTAAAPDPLYDDEDGLVAHLEANHRDALVGWVLDTLPAEDAQRTREVAVVGADRHGLDVLVTVGSGTTTLRASFAEPVRAPRDVVRALCGVFGCPCRATGPEGH, from the coding sequence GTGCCTCCGACCACGCAGCCGCCCGCTCCCCGGCGCCCCACCCCGGCGCAGTGGGGTCGCACGCTCGCCGTCGGCACCGTCGCCGGCACGCTCCACCTGCCGCGGGAGGCGCACTCCTGCGGGCACCTCGACCCGTTCGCCCCCGCCCCCACCGCCCGCCGCGGCGCCGAACCGCGGACGCAGCCCTACGCCGTGCAGCACCTCACCGACGCCTGGGGCGGCCTGCTGCTGCTCGTCGACGACGACTCGGCCCTGCACGCGCACCTGCGCGTCCTGGCGGCCGACGCGCGGTGGACCGGTGTCCCGGTGGTCCTCGACGTCCTCGACGTGCCCCCGGGCCAGGCGGCCCTGCCGCGCGCCCGGCTCAGCGTGACCGGGTGGGTCGAGTCGATCCTGCCCGCCGACCAGCGCCGGGTCGCCCAGACCGCGGCGGCCGTCCGTCCGCTGGGGGCGCTCCTGGACGTCGGCAGCACCCGCTCGGTGTGGCGGCTCGAGGTCGCCGACGTGCGCGTCACGACCGCCGACGGGGTGCACCTGGTTCCCGAGGAGGAGTTCACCGCCGCCGCCCCCGACCCGCTGTACGACGACGAGGACGGCCTCGTCGCGCACCTGGAGGCCAACCACCGCGACGCCCTCGTCGGCTGGGTCCTGGACACCCTGCCCGCCGAGGACGCCCAGCGGACGCGGGAGGTCGCCGTCGTCGGCGCCGACCGCCACGGCCTCGACGTGCTCGTGACCGTGGGCTCGGGCACGACGACGCTGCGGGCGTCGTTCGCCGAGCCGGTGCGCGCGCCGCGCGACGTCGTCCGCGCGCTGTGCGGGGTGTTCGGGTGCCCCTGCCGCGCAACGGGTCCCGAGGGCCACTAG
- a CDS encoding ABC transporter ATP-binding protein, with protein MARIELKNIVKKYGDGFPAVNDVSLDIADGEFVILVGPSGCGKSTLLRMIVGLEDITDGDLLIDGKRVNDLAPRDRDLAMVFQNYALYPHLTVGENIAFPLRLNHSKVPESEIRERVQRAADMLELHEHLDRKPANLSGGQRQRVAMGRAIVRDAKAFLFDEPLSNLDAKLRGQMRTEIARMQRSLATTTVYVTHDQTEAMTLGDRVAVLRKGVLQQVASPRELYEQPVNLFVAGFIGSPPMNFLPARVSGTTLQLPFGEVPRPEQVDGSYEGKLLIVGVRPEHFDDAEVTEAPEGAATFQADVDVTEWLGNELYAYIPFEAADETKEQLAELDRELDGESLRSQLVVTLDAMSGVRDGDRATLWFDPKRMHVFDPTTGVNLTRDEDKAKKIGEQSEALRKRSLERAQGSAGRTPAHAAS; from the coding sequence ATGGCTCGCATCGAACTCAAGAACATCGTCAAGAAGTACGGCGACGGCTTCCCCGCCGTGAACGACGTCAGCCTGGACATCGCCGACGGCGAGTTCGTCATCCTCGTCGGCCCCTCGGGCTGCGGGAAGTCGACGCTGCTGCGGATGATCGTGGGGCTGGAGGACATCACCGACGGCGACCTGCTCATCGACGGCAAGCGCGTCAACGACCTCGCCCCCCGCGACCGCGACCTGGCGATGGTGTTCCAGAACTACGCGCTCTACCCCCACCTGACGGTGGGGGAGAACATCGCCTTCCCGCTGCGGCTGAACCACTCCAAGGTGCCCGAGAGCGAGATCCGCGAACGCGTCCAGCGCGCGGCCGACATGCTCGAGCTGCACGAGCACCTCGACCGCAAGCCGGCGAACCTGTCCGGTGGGCAGCGCCAGCGCGTGGCCATGGGCCGCGCGATCGTCCGGGACGCCAAGGCGTTCCTCTTCGACGAGCCGCTGTCCAACCTCGACGCCAAGCTGCGCGGCCAGATGCGCACCGAGATCGCGCGCATGCAGCGGTCGCTGGCGACGACGACGGTCTACGTCACGCACGACCAGACCGAGGCCATGACGCTCGGCGACCGGGTCGCCGTCCTGCGCAAGGGCGTCCTGCAGCAGGTGGCGAGCCCGCGCGAGCTGTACGAACAGCCCGTCAACCTCTTCGTCGCCGGGTTCATCGGCTCCCCGCCCATGAACTTCCTGCCCGCGAGGGTCTCGGGGACGACGCTGCAGCTGCCGTTCGGCGAGGTGCCGCGCCCGGAGCAGGTCGACGGGTCCTACGAGGGGAAGCTCCTCATCGTCGGCGTGCGGCCCGAGCACTTCGACGACGCCGAGGTCACCGAGGCCCCCGAGGGTGCCGCCACGTTCCAGGCGGACGTCGACGTCACGGAGTGGCTGGGCAACGAGCTGTACGCCTACATCCCCTTCGAGGCCGCCGACGAGACGAAGGAGCAGCTCGCCGAGCTCGACCGCGAGCTCGACGGGGAGAGCCTGCGCTCCCAGCTCGTCGTCACGCTCGACGCCATGAGCGGTGTGCGCGACGGCGACCGGGCGACCCTGTGGTTCGACCCGAAGCGGATGCACGTCTTCGACCCCACGACGGGCGTGAACCTGACGCGCGACGAGGACAAGGCGAAGAAGATCGGCGAGCAGTCCGAGGCGCTGCGCAAGCGGTCCCTCGAGCGGGCGCAGGGGAGCGCGGGCCGCACGCCCGCCCACGCCGCCTCCTGA
- a CDS encoding lytic transglycosylase domain-containing protein, producing MPPHRTNALTDEQTSTPQTPEQPRRPRRTRGRLAARLAAPAVVAVSASVLAGAALTSGPAPEAEAAVPDRLLQAAQADRQLTSSAAWFDQVGVRAVADQRVAAEKAAAEAAAAAEAARLAEEARQQAAAEATRNAQRDPRGIARMMVADRGWNDAQFSCLDSLWTKESGWDYTADNPSSSAYGIPQALPGSKMSSVGADWETNPVTQITWGLNYIESRYGSPCSAWSHSKASNWY from the coding sequence TTGCCGCCCCACCGCACCAACGCGCTCACGGACGAGCAGACCAGCACCCCGCAGACCCCCGAGCAGCCTCGGCGCCCCCGGCGCACGCGCGGCCGCCTCGCGGCCCGTCTGGCCGCACCGGCCGTCGTCGCCGTCTCGGCGTCCGTCCTGGCCGGCGCCGCCCTCACGTCGGGCCCGGCCCCCGAGGCCGAGGCCGCCGTCCCCGACCGGCTCCTGCAGGCCGCGCAGGCGGACCGCCAGCTGACGTCGTCGGCCGCCTGGTTCGACCAGGTCGGCGTGCGCGCCGTCGCCGACCAGCGCGTGGCCGCCGAGAAGGCCGCCGCGGAGGCCGCTGCCGCGGCTGAAGCCGCCCGGCTCGCCGAGGAGGCCCGCCAGCAGGCCGCCGCCGAGGCCACCCGCAACGCCCAGCGCGACCCCCGGGGCATCGCCCGGATGATGGTCGCCGACCGCGGCTGGAACGACGCGCAGTTCTCCTGCCTGGACTCGCTGTGGACCAAGGAGAGCGGCTGGGACTACACGGCCGACAACCCCAGCTCCAGCGCCTACGGCATCCCGCAGGCCCTGCCCGGCAGCAAGATGAGCTCCGTCGGGGCCGACTGGGAGACCAACCCCGTCACCCAGATCACGTGGGGCCTGAACTACATCGAGAGCCGCTACGGCAGCCCGTGCAGCGCCTGGTCGCACTCCAAGGCGAGCAACTGGTACTGA